In the genome of Dermatobacter hominis, the window CACGTGCGGACGACGACAGCCCTCGGCGGCGTTCGTACGATCGGGGCGTGCACGATGGGCCGCCGACGGCGGCGGACCGCCTCGGCCGCTGGGCCCTCGACGCCGCGCTGGCGCTCGTGCTCGGCGCGCTCGTCGCGCTGATCACCACCCACATCGCGCTCGACCGGCCGGGCGACCGCGCCGCGGACGCGCTGACCTACGCCTGCATCGGCGTCGCCGCCGTCGGGGTGTCGCTCCGACGGACTGCGCCGGCGATCGGCTGCGGCCTGGCGCTCCTGGGAGCGTGGACGTACACCGTGGCCCAGCACCCCGGGGGGCCGATCTACCTGCTCGCCCGCGGTCTCGATCTACAGCGTCGCCGTGACCCTCCCCCGCCCGCGGGCCTACGGCCTCGCGATCGCGGTGAGCGTGGTCATGTTCGCCTCCAGCGTGCTGGCGCGCGGCGCCGTGCAGTGGAGCGACCTGCTGTTCCTCGCCTGGCCGGTCGTCGCGGTGCTCGTCGCCGACGTCGTCAGGGGTCGGCGCGAGCGCGCCGCCGCCGAGGAGGACCGACGGGCCGGCGCGGCACGGCGGGCCGAGGTCGAGGCGGAGCGCCGCCGGGCCGAGGAGCGCCTGGCGCTGGCTCGCGACCTCCACGACTCGGTGGCGCACGCCATGGCCACGATCAACGTCCAGGCCGGGGTGGCCGCGCACGTGCTGGGCCGGGACGAGCGCCAGACGGCCGACGCGCTCGAGGCGATCCGCGTGGCGAGCCGCGACGTGCTCGACGAGCTCGGCGTCATGCTCGACGTGCTCCGGGACGGCGAGGGCGCGCCCCGCCAGCCCGTGGCGGACCTGGCGCAACTCGACGGTCTCGTCGAGTCCTCGCGGCGTGCCGGGGTGGACGTCGAGGTGAGCGTCGTGGCGGTCGACGGCGTCCCGCCCCCGATCAGCGCCGCGGCGTACCGCGTCGTCCAGGAGGGCCTGACCAACGTGGCGCGCCACGCCCCGGGTGCGCGCGCCCGGGTCGTGGTCGACCGGCCGGCCGGCACCGTGCTGGCGATCGAGGTGCTCGACGACGGCCCGGGCGTCCCCGGACCCGGCGCCTCGCCCGGGGCGGGGGTCGGCCTCGTGGGCGTCCGGGAGCGGGCCCAGGTGACCGGCGGCCGGTGCGAGATCGGACCGCGGCCCGGCGGGGGCTTCCGGCTGCGCGTCGTGTGGGACGGACCCGCGTGATCCGGGTGGTGCTCGCCGACGACCAGCACCTGGTCCGGGCCGGCTTCCGGGTGCTCCTGTCGGCCGAACCCGACATCGACGTGGTCGGCGAGGCCGCGGACGGCGAGGGGGCGCTGGCGGTGGTGCGCGAGACCCTGCCCGACGTGGTGCTGATGGACATCCGGATGCCGGGCCTCGACGGCATCGCCGCCACCGAGCGGATCGCCGGCGACGCGTCGCTCGACGGGGTGCGGGTGGTCGTGGTGACGACGTTCGAGCTCGACGAGTACGTCTTCGAGGCGCTGCGGGCCGGCGCCGCCGGGTTCCTCGTCAAGCACACCGAGCCGGCCGAGCTGGTGCGGGCGGTCCGGGTGATCGCCGCCGGCGACGCCCTGCTGTCGCCGAGCGTCACGCGCACCCTGATCGGCCGCTTCGCGGGGACGCCGGCGGTCGGCGCCCCGGCCGGCCCCGCCGACGACCTCCTGATCGGGACGCTGACCGACCGCGAGCGCGAGGTCGTCGGGCTCGTGGCCCAGGGGTGCTCGAACGACGAGATCGCGGCCCGGTGGGTCGTCTCGCCCGCCACCGTGCGCACGCACGTGAGCCGTGCGATGAACAAGCTCCACGCCCGCGACCGCGCCCAGCTGGTCGTCATCGCGTACCGCAGCGGGCTCGCCGCCCCGGGCTGAGCGCACCGACGCCCGGCGCTCGCGGGGCGCCGGCCGGCGCGTACGTCGGGTGTGGAGCACGGATCTCCACGCTGGGGCGACGACCGGCGCCGCCCCGGAGCCGACGATGGGCCCATGACGGAACTGCACACCACCGGTCCGCCGGCGCCGGTCATCCGAGTCGAGGGCCTGACCAAGCAGTACGGCGACCGCCTCGCCGTCGACTCGCTGAGCTTCGACGTGCCTCGGGGCGTCGTGGCCGGGTTCATCGGGCCCAACGGCGCCGGGAAGACCACCACCCTCGCCATGCTGCTGGGCCTCGTCGCGCCGTCGGGCGGCGGCGGCGAGGTGCTCGGCGTATCGCTCGACCGGCCGGCCGAGTACCTGCCCCGCGTCGGTGCGCTCATCGAGACGCCGTCGCTGTACCCCGGGCTCACCGGGGTCGAGAACCTGCGGGTGCTCGCCGCCCTCGGTGACCACGACCGGACCCGGATCCCGGTCGTGATCGACCAGGTCGGCCTCGCCGGCCGCGGGGAGGACCGGTTCGGCACGTACTCGCTCGGCATGAAGCAGCGGCTCGGCATCGCCGCCGCGCTGCTGGGCGACCCGGAGCTGCTGGTGCTCGACGAACCCACGAACGGCCTGGACCCCGTCGGCATCCGCGAGATCCGCACCCTGGTCGCGTCGCTCACGTCCGAGGGGCGCACGGTCCTCGTGTCGTCGCACCTCCTCGGCGAGGTCGAGCAGATCTGCGACCACCTGGTGATCATCGAGGCGGGCGCCGGCGTCTACAGCGGCCCGACCGCCGGGTTCCGGGGCGGCGCAGGCCGGCAGCTGCAGGTCGTGCCCGAGCACGACGGGGCGCTCGTCGCCCTGGCCGACGTGCTGCGGGCCGCCGGGTACGACCTCGAGCTCGCCGCCGACCGCCCGGAGCTGCTCGTCGAGCTCGGTCCGGGCGACGACGAGCGGCGCGTGGCCGCGGCCGTCAACCGGCAGGCGCACGAGCACGGGATCGTGGTCGCCGGCCTGCACCCGCACCAGGAACGCCTCGAGGACCGCTACCTGTCGCTCGTCGCCGGAGGAGCCCGATGACCACCGTCCCCACCCGCATCCCGACCCTGGCCCCGCCGCGCGCGCCGCGCGGGACGCCGCTGACCCGTTCGATCGCCGCCGAGGCGGTCAAGGTCCTGCGGCGCCGAACGATCGCGATCACCGCGGCCGCGGTGGCGATCATCTCGATCGGCGGCACCGCGCTCAGCGTGCTGGCCGCGCAGCCCGCGGCGTTCCCGAGTGCAGGACCCGGCCCCGAGGCGCTGCTCACCACGCAGGCGCTCTCCGAGCCCGGGGGCGGCACCGCGGTGTTCGCCCAGACCGCAGCGTTCACGTACGTGTTCCTGCTGGCCGTGTTCGTGGCCGCCGTCGCCGGGGAGTTCACCCGCGGCACGTTCCGCACGATGCTCCTCCACCAGCCCTCCCGGGGTCGCCTGCTCCTCGGGAAGGTGACCGTGCTGGTCCTCGACGCCCTTGCGGTCGCGGCGGTCGGTGCGGTGCTGTCGTGGGTGACCGCCCGACTCGTTGCGCCGTCGCAGGGCATCGACACCGCTGCGTGGGCGACGCTCGACGGGCTCCGTGCCGCGGTCGAGGACCTCGGTCGCGTGGCGCTGTTCCTCGTCGGGACCGCGGTGTTCGGGACGACGGTCGGAGTGCTCGCCCGCTCGGTGCCGATCGGCGTGGGCGTCGCGCTCGTGTGGTCGGGGCCGATCGAGAACATCCTCGGCGACAGCTGGGCGGGCGCGGAGCAGTGGTTCCCCGGGCTGCTCCTCCGAGCCGTGCTGATCCCGGGTTCGACCGACACGTCGACCGGGCGGGCCCTCGTGACGCTGGCGGCGTACGCGGCGATCGCCCTGACCGTCACGGCGATCGCCCTCCGGCGCCGCGACGTCACCAGCTGACCCTGGGCACCCGGCTGACCCGCTTCGTCGGCGGATCCGTGCGACATGGGGGCGGTCCCGCACCGACGCCGGCGGGTGACCGACGCGGCCCCCTCGCGCGCCCGATCCGCCACACTGTCCGGCGTGCGGGAGGTCACGGTGGCGTTGACCGTCCTCGCCCTGGTGTGGGCGGCGGCGGGCCTGGGGGTGTGGTGGGTGCTCCGCCGACGGCCGCTGCTCGCCGTCGTGCTCGCGCTCGCCACGATCGGCGTGGCCGCGGTGACGTCGGTCGTCGCGTGGGGCGTGCTCGGCGGCCTGAGCTCCTTCGGGGGCGTGCACGGCCTGTACCTCGCCGTGGTGGTCAGCGTCCCGCTGCTCGGGGTCGGCGTGCTCGTCACGACGATCGTCCGACCGGTCGCCGAGCAGGGCCGACGGACCTCGGTGCTCGTCCTCGGCACGGCCCTGGTCCTCCCCGCGCTGCTCGGCTTCTA includes:
- a CDS encoding sensor histidine kinase; its protein translation is MTLPRPRAYGLAIAVSVVMFASSVLARGAVQWSDLLFLAWPVVAVLVADVVRGRRERAAAEEDRRAGAARRAEVEAERRRAEERLALARDLHDSVAHAMATINVQAGVAAHVLGRDERQTADALEAIRVASRDVLDELGVMLDVLRDGEGAPRQPVADLAQLDGLVESSRRAGVDVEVSVVAVDGVPPPISAAAYRVVQEGLTNVARHAPGARARVVVDRPAGTVLAIEVLDDGPGVPGPGASPGAGVGLVGVRERAQVTGGRCEIGPRPGGGFRLRVVWDGPA
- a CDS encoding response regulator transcription factor, whose product is MIRVVLADDQHLVRAGFRVLLSAEPDIDVVGEAADGEGALAVVRETLPDVVLMDIRMPGLDGIAATERIAGDASLDGVRVVVVTTFELDEYVFEALRAGAAGFLVKHTEPAELVRAVRVIAAGDALLSPSVTRTLIGRFAGTPAVGAPAGPADDLLIGTLTDREREVVGLVAQGCSNDEIAARWVVSPATVRTHVSRAMNKLHARDRAQLVVIAYRSGLAAPG
- a CDS encoding ABC transporter ATP-binding protein: MTELHTTGPPAPVIRVEGLTKQYGDRLAVDSLSFDVPRGVVAGFIGPNGAGKTTTLAMLLGLVAPSGGGGEVLGVSLDRPAEYLPRVGALIETPSLYPGLTGVENLRVLAALGDHDRTRIPVVIDQVGLAGRGEDRFGTYSLGMKQRLGIAAALLGDPELLVLDEPTNGLDPVGIREIRTLVASLTSEGRTVLVSSHLLGEVEQICDHLVIIEAGAGVYSGPTAGFRGGAGRQLQVVPEHDGALVALADVLRAAGYDLELAADRPELLVELGPGDDERRVAAAVNRQAHEHGIVVAGLHPHQERLEDRYLSLVAGGAR